The proteins below are encoded in one region of Paenisporosarcina cavernae:
- a CDS encoding YolD-like family protein — protein sequence MRKINRAQTLQGDIKDRGNIKWTSLFLPEHVKAMREWQEDIGKVDKPLLDEFDLQMLQEELEIALQTQKEVRIREWKDGVFVLHRGVIVGANSQKLTYEDPFGKHDIYATNLMEIMSLE from the coding sequence ATGAGAAAGATTAACCGTGCGCAAACACTACAAGGCGATATTAAAGACCGGGGCAATATTAAATGGACTTCATTATTCCTCCCGGAGCACGTAAAGGCGATGCGTGAATGGCAAGAGGATATTGGTAAGGTCGACAAACCTTTGCTGGATGAATTCGATTTGCAAATGCTGCAGGAAGAATTGGAGATCGCTTTGCAAACACAAAAAGAGGTAAGAATAAGAGAATGGAAAGACGGAGTGTTTGTACTTCATCGAGGAGTTATTGTTGGAGCAAATAGTCAGAAACTAACTTACGAAGATCCTTTCGGGAAGCACGATATTTACGCGACAAATTTAATGGAGATTATGTCGTTGGAATGA
- a CDS encoding peptidoglycan DD-metalloendopeptidase family protein, producing MANFIKPCEGRITSPFGWRNHPIRKVRSWHQGVDIAQKGNVPIHAAADGTVIRVGPLGTYGNIVLLRHNIHGKTFETNYAHLRDGSIQVKVGQKVKQGEVIAYMGSTGSSTAQHLHFEIHDGKWATGQPNAVDPELYMAIPEVVELQEKLNKLGASLEVDGINGSNTSAAVKQFQKEHDLVADGKAGPVTLGIIAELLAKPKTVTPGVYRIKTGTFGSAKSFAEALEKLKDKFGWVLYEAAESLEYNPSYRIYTGTFSTKESVEEARMKIEEAFGWTTYLIDETK from the coding sequence ATGGCCAACTTCATTAAACCATGTGAGGGGAGAATTACATCCCCATTTGGATGGCGCAATCATCCAATTCGCAAAGTAAGGTCTTGGCATCAAGGAGTCGATATTGCACAAAAGGGCAATGTACCAATTCATGCTGCAGCTGATGGAACTGTTATTCGTGTTGGACCACTCGGAACATACGGAAACATAGTTCTGTTGCGACACAACATTCACGGCAAAACATTTGAAACGAATTACGCTCATTTGCGTGATGGATCTATTCAAGTTAAGGTGGGCCAAAAGGTGAAGCAAGGTGAAGTCATTGCATACATGGGTTCAACGGGTTCATCTACTGCACAACACCTTCATTTTGAAATACACGATGGGAAATGGGCTACTGGACAACCAAATGCAGTGGATCCTGAACTCTATATGGCCATTCCAGAAGTTGTGGAACTACAAGAGAAGTTGAACAAGCTGGGAGCATCATTAGAAGTGGATGGCATAAATGGTTCAAATACATCTGCAGCAGTTAAACAATTTCAAAAGGAACATGATCTAGTTGCGGATGGTAAAGCTGGTCCTGTTACTCTTGGAATAATAGCTGAGCTATTAGCAAAACCTAAAACGGTTACTCCAGGTGTTTACAGAATTAAGACCGGAACATTTGGAAGTGCGAAGTCATTTGCAGAAGCGTTGGAAAAACTAAAAGATAAATTCGGGTGGGTTTTGTATGAGGCTGCAGAATCGTTGGAATATAATCCAAGCTATCGAATTTACACAGGAACTTTCAGTACAAAAGAATCTGTGGAAGAAGCGAGAATGAAAATTGAAGAGGCTTTTGGATGGACGACGTATTTAATTGATGAAACTAAATAA
- a CDS encoding phage holin, translating into MTEKTSAPFDKGMIIRTTLFAVAMLNQLLVNQGYSPLPFEDESVEYALTSTLTVVTGIWAWWKNNNVTRKARKAAQLSQVKELE; encoded by the coding sequence ATGACGGAAAAAACTAGTGCACCATTCGATAAAGGTATGATCATCCGCACCACTCTATTTGCAGTAGCTATGCTAAATCAATTACTTGTCAACCAGGGGTACTCTCCATTACCCTTTGAAGATGAATCAGTGGAGTATGCCTTAACGTCGACTTTGACAGTAGTAACAGGAATTTGGGCATGGTGGAAGAATAACAACGTGACACGTAAAGCACGAAAAGCCGCACAACTTTCTCAAGTGAAGGAGTTGGAGTAA
- a CDS encoding phage tail fiber protein has product MAQLVTNIPAPPPLLRVEPFKGINLSVTPTQIDQSQASDMLNMHVDERGALNKRTGYEKKFDVSLGLGAINGIHLFHHENGEILLLAHGTKLYKQQDNEQPVELYTGIADNSVSFFEYGGKCYIQDGTNYLVFDGTSVEEIVPYIPTLLISKLPGENGGGALYEDLNLLGAGFKETFSGDGTAKDFYLSLKDLDATPAIVKVDNVLKTITTDYTFDAITGKVTFVTAPSTGTNNVEITAYKTQPSFADRIKKCRFNVIFGGSNDTRVFVSGNPIYPSQVWRSGLQDPTYFPENGFYKIGTDAEKVQGFTKQYDYLVIEKERSKWVMRFELQNGEPSFPLKPINDQVGTIASKSIQTIENNPISLDKTGVYILTASTVRDERNVQHVSENIDNALLREPNLESAISFDHDRKYWLAVNSKVYIFDYSIGEWFIYDNIKASAFIEIEDEFYFASSEEGMMYRFFKESEATPFNDNGEPINAYWRSKQFVFSADELRKLVEKVYFGMKPMTRTSVDLYYISNKKESDLVKSSRMDLLDFRNIDFNNWSFILSQFPQEAMAKIKAKKITHFQLLMKNDKLDEGLGLLSIGIKYRYQSPVK; this is encoded by the coding sequence ATGGCGCAATTAGTCACGAATATACCAGCTCCACCGCCCTTACTTCGTGTGGAACCGTTTAAAGGTATTAACTTGAGTGTTACTCCAACGCAAATAGACCAAAGCCAAGCATCCGATATGTTAAACATGCATGTGGATGAGCGTGGTGCATTAAATAAACGCACTGGGTATGAAAAGAAGTTTGACGTTTCACTTGGTCTAGGTGCAATTAATGGTATTCACTTATTTCATCATGAGAACGGTGAAATCTTGCTTCTTGCGCACGGAACAAAACTGTATAAGCAACAAGACAACGAACAACCGGTTGAATTGTATACAGGAATTGCAGATAACTCAGTCTCATTCTTTGAATATGGAGGAAAGTGTTATATCCAAGACGGAACTAATTATTTAGTCTTTGACGGGACTTCCGTTGAAGAAATTGTGCCCTATATTCCGACACTTCTAATCAGTAAATTGCCAGGTGAAAATGGCGGAGGGGCGTTGTACGAGGATTTAAATTTACTTGGAGCAGGTTTTAAAGAAACATTCTCAGGTGATGGTACCGCAAAAGACTTCTATCTTTCGTTAAAGGATTTGGATGCGACACCAGCCATCGTAAAAGTAGATAATGTTCTCAAAACAATTACAACCGATTACACATTTGATGCAATTACAGGCAAAGTGACCTTTGTTACTGCCCCAAGTACTGGCACAAATAATGTGGAGATTACCGCCTATAAAACACAACCGAGCTTTGCGGATCGCATTAAGAAATGTCGTTTCAACGTTATCTTTGGTGGCTCCAATGATACAAGGGTATTCGTGAGCGGAAATCCTATTTATCCTTCTCAAGTGTGGCGGAGTGGATTGCAGGATCCAACGTACTTTCCGGAAAACGGATTTTATAAAATCGGGACTGATGCAGAAAAGGTGCAAGGTTTCACCAAACAATATGATTATCTTGTGATTGAAAAAGAACGTTCCAAATGGGTGATGCGATTTGAATTGCAAAATGGGGAACCATCATTTCCGTTAAAGCCAATTAATGATCAAGTAGGGACAATTGCGTCGAAGTCCATTCAGACAATCGAAAACAATCCCATATCTCTTGATAAAACTGGCGTATACATTCTGACTGCATCAACCGTTCGTGATGAACGAAATGTGCAGCATGTCAGCGAGAACATAGATAATGCGTTGTTAAGAGAACCAAATCTAGAGTCAGCAATCTCCTTTGATCACGATCGTAAGTATTGGCTAGCGGTTAACAGCAAAGTATATATTTTCGATTATTCGATTGGTGAATGGTTCATCTACGACAACATCAAAGCAAGCGCTTTTATCGAAATTGAGGACGAGTTTTATTTCGCTTCTTCTGAAGAGGGAATGATGTATCGCTTTTTCAAAGAAAGTGAAGCTACACCGTTTAACGATAATGGTGAGCCAATCAATGCGTATTGGCGTTCCAAGCAATTCGTTTTTTCAGCTGATGAACTTCGTAAACTGGTGGAGAAAGTGTATTTCGGAATGAAGCCAATGACGAGGACTAGCGTGGATTTATATTACATTTCGAACAAAAAAGAAAGTGATCTAGTGAAAAGTTCTCGAATGGATTTACTCGATTTTCGAAATATCGATTTCAATAACTGGTCATTCATTTTGTCGCAATTTCCACAGGAAGCAATGGCAAAAATAAAAGCGAAGAAGATCACACATTTTCAGTTGTTGATGAAAAATGACAAATTAGACGAAGGACTTGGATTGTTATCGATAGGTATTAAATATCGTTATCAATCCCCAGTTAAGTAA
- a CDS encoding N4-gp56 family major capsid protein: MVVNLASKYEKKVDERFKLKSLTEAAVNHEYDWNGVDTIKVYSVPTVGMNDYVKTGTSRYGSAAELDNTVQTMLLTRDRSFTFTIDKANEQDTNGTMAAGKALARQVDEVIVPEIDVYRLATMSAAAVANGHTTTAAVTSSNAYSSVLDGTEKLDDKKVPQGGRLLYVTTSFYKLIKLSPDFIKSTEIAQKMLINGQVGELDGMKVIKVPSSYMPANTPFLICHPVATVGAQKLEDYKIHDNPPGVNGKLVEGRNRYDAFVLENKKNALYVHKTI; this comes from the coding sequence ATGGTAGTAAACTTAGCAAGCAAGTATGAGAAAAAAGTCGACGAACGATTCAAATTAAAGTCTCTAACAGAAGCAGCGGTAAACCATGAGTATGATTGGAATGGTGTAGACACAATTAAAGTGTACTCTGTACCTACTGTTGGAATGAACGATTATGTGAAAACAGGTACTTCTCGTTATGGATCAGCAGCGGAACTGGATAACACAGTCCAAACAATGCTGTTAACTCGTGACCGTTCATTCACATTCACAATCGATAAAGCGAATGAGCAAGATACAAACGGTACAATGGCGGCAGGAAAAGCATTAGCTCGACAAGTGGATGAAGTAATCGTTCCTGAAATTGATGTGTACCGTTTAGCTACAATGTCTGCGGCTGCAGTTGCTAACGGACATACAACTACAGCTGCTGTAACATCATCTAATGCATATAGTTCGGTACTTGATGGAACTGAGAAACTAGATGATAAGAAAGTTCCTCAAGGTGGTCGATTATTGTATGTGACTACTAGCTTCTACAAGCTGATTAAACTATCACCAGATTTTATTAAATCTACTGAGATTGCACAGAAGATGCTTATTAACGGTCAGGTGGGTGAATTAGATGGAATGAAAGTAATTAAAGTCCCGTCTTCTTACATGCCGGCTAACACACCTTTCTTAATCTGTCACCCTGTAGCTACTGTAGGAGCTCAAAAACTAGAAGATTACAAGATTCATGACAACCCTCCAGGTGTAAACGGAAAACTAGTTGAAGGTCGTAACCGTTATGATGCTTTTGTGCTTGAAAATAAAAAGAACGCTCTATACGTTCACAAAACAATATAA
- the terL gene encoding phage terminase large subunit, which translates to MKTSSLKLPSLDEVKKAIARRNYIDYVVYAHEGRYQIAPHTEFIGNIIQSAVDKKKRMRDGDIPTENQYIAINMPPRHSKSMTITETAPSYYLGHFPEDRVIEISYNDTFARKFGKKNKEKIRQYGNDIFGIEIAKDSSAHDEWTLSNNIGGMISRGVLSGITGQGADLMIIDDPIKNREEANSENHREKIWDEWIDSFSSRLHPGAIVILILTRWHEDDLQGRLLNPEYGQPLNWEVYNFPLEAEENDLLGRKIGEPLWPERYSYSFIAERKRYPASFNSLYQGRPTAHEGNMVKRDWWKKYDTLPVLQRMIISVDATFKDSDTSDYVSIQAWGKTGINAYLVDRDKRRMDFPTTLEAIKTMKKRYPKATGIFIEDKANGSAIISMLRKHLPGIIPVNPKGSKIARVSAVSDYIRSGNVWVPKNEPWTTEFIDEWSAFPRGKNDDDVDSGSQALNKLFYYNADVPEAHDPDNPTPKEIHESAVRTMTGGSPQINDFMDWD; encoded by the coding sequence TTGAAAACATCCTCTCTAAAACTGCCATCACTTGATGAAGTTAAAAAGGCGATCGCCAGAAGAAATTACATCGATTATGTTGTTTATGCGCATGAAGGAAGATATCAAATTGCTCCACACACCGAATTTATCGGTAACATCATTCAATCTGCAGTTGATAAAAAGAAACGTATGCGAGATGGTGACATACCAACAGAGAACCAATACATCGCAATTAACATGCCACCTCGTCATTCAAAATCAATGACAATAACGGAAACTGCACCAAGTTATTACTTAGGACATTTTCCAGAAGACCGGGTTATTGAAATCAGCTATAACGATACATTTGCTCGTAAGTTTGGTAAGAAGAACAAAGAAAAGATTCGACAATACGGCAACGATATCTTTGGTATAGAAATAGCAAAAGATAGTTCAGCGCACGATGAGTGGACTCTCTCAAACAATATAGGCGGAATGATTAGTCGAGGAGTTCTATCTGGTATCACTGGTCAAGGTGCCGACTTAATGATTATTGACGATCCAATTAAGAACAGGGAAGAAGCAAATAGCGAAAATCATCGGGAAAAGATTTGGGATGAATGGATAGACTCTTTCTCCTCGCGTTTGCATCCAGGTGCAATTGTTATCCTCATTCTTACACGGTGGCACGAAGACGATTTACAAGGCAGATTGCTAAATCCCGAATATGGCCAACCGTTGAATTGGGAGGTTTACAACTTCCCACTTGAAGCAGAAGAAAACGATTTGCTTGGTCGCAAGATTGGCGAGCCTTTGTGGCCTGAGAGATATAGCTATTCGTTTATCGCTGAAAGAAAGAGATACCCTGCCTCTTTCAATTCCCTTTACCAAGGAAGACCTACTGCACATGAAGGAAACATGGTGAAAAGAGATTGGTGGAAAAAGTACGATACCTTACCTGTGTTGCAACGTATGATCATCAGTGTGGATGCAACGTTCAAAGATAGTGATACATCCGATTATGTTTCTATTCAAGCTTGGGGAAAGACAGGCATTAATGCATATCTCGTGGACAGAGATAAAAGGCGGATGGATTTTCCAACAACCTTAGAAGCCATCAAAACAATGAAAAAGCGTTATCCAAAGGCAACAGGCATTTTTATTGAGGACAAAGCAAACGGTTCGGCTATTATCTCGATGCTACGTAAACATTTGCCGGGTATCATTCCTGTTAATCCAAAGGGAAGTAAAATAGCTCGTGTGAGTGCGGTATCAGATTACATTCGTTCAGGTAATGTATGGGTGCCGAAAAATGAACCTTGGACTACAGAATTCATTGATGAGTGGTCAGCATTCCCAAGAGGGAAAAATGACGATGATGTGGATTCAGGTTCACAGGCTTTAAACAAATTGTTTTATTACAATGCAGATGTTCCAGAAGCACATGATCCTGATAATCCAACACCAAAAGAGATACACGAGTCAGCCGTACGAACAATGACTGGTGGCTCACCTCAAATAAACGATTTTATGGACTGGGATTAA